The Acetomicrobium flavidum genome window below encodes:
- a CDS encoding GNAT family N-acetyltransferase, producing MRPWGFEPDNISGPVKIQCINPVDFEEELTELYERAYKGLEEYADTDPETIKKYLKWLYRRAEGGFLVAFDGSRIVGFVSTDHKWVSPDGHIVGEIHEIVIDPDYQGHGIGKLLLEEAVKLLAQKGAKIVELWAGEKNLRARNFYKSQGFVEMEKKGRWVRFIKEL from the coding sequence GTGAGGCCATGGGGTTTTGAACCCGACAATATATCAGGTCCCGTAAAGATCCAATGCATAAATCCGGTGGATTTTGAAGAGGAACTAACGGAGCTTTACGAACGCGCATATAAAGGCCTAGAGGAATATGCTGACACGGATCCGGAAACGATAAAGAAGTATTTAAAATGGCTTTACAGGCGGGCAGAGGGTGGCTTTTTAGTCGCCTTTGACGGTTCACGGATCGTGGGTTTCGTATCGACGGATCATAAATGGGTTTCCCCGGATGGACACATTGTGGGAGAGATACACGAGATAGTGATAGACCCTGATTATCAGGGTCACGGCATAGGAAAGCTGCTTCTTGAAGAGGCCGTAAAGCTTCTTGCTCAAAAAGGAGCAAAGATCGTAGAGCTGTGGGCCGGCGAAAAGAACTTACGGGCACGAAACTTCTATAAAAGTCAAGGCTTTGTCGAGATGGAAAAGAAGGGAAGATGGGTCAGGTTCATCAAGGAACTTTAA
- a CDS encoding M20 family metallopeptidase, producing MKDDRFDRLADELVRLIEIPSSSGNEGPILQYLEDRLQFLGVPTERQSTSGKNGNLIFNPGSKLLFDLHVDTVPEVMDGERCRTCLDGDLVYGRGAADVKGSIASLIIALEDYVDQSGPDYELPVSIVFTVDEEQGGSGAYKAVDLSPEEVVVFEPTELDICTSEAGAIGARLNFSGQPAHGSDFEAGKNAISKAVDFMFKLGKLPFLAGKHPYIGEAGFNVQSLSGGSPKELIVPGKCEMYVDFRLLPHVDHREAERQLREFFEGEGIEYEIDDVSPPFMLDEDVPIAKKLNDAASTALGVNLRMGAFKSWSDAEPFVTAGASAVVFGPGKLSVAHTYFEHISVKEMDLASKILTAFLLNNSCPLGREKSYIKLADL from the coding sequence TGCAATTTTTAGGAGTCCCTACCGAGCGACAGAGCACTTCCGGAAAAAACGGAAATTTAATCTTCAACCCGGGTTCAAAGTTGTTGTTCGATCTTCATGTCGATACAGTCCCAGAAGTAATGGATGGCGAAAGATGCCGTACTTGCCTGGACGGCGACTTGGTTTACGGCAGAGGCGCGGCAGATGTTAAGGGTTCCATAGCCTCCTTGATAATTGCATTAGAGGATTATGTGGACCAGTCAGGACCCGACTACGAGCTTCCTGTAAGCATAGTCTTTACGGTGGATGAGGAACAGGGCGGCAGCGGAGCCTACAAGGCAGTGGACTTAAGCCCGGAAGAGGTTGTCGTCTTTGAGCCGACGGAGCTTGATATATGCACCTCCGAAGCTGGAGCAATTGGGGCTAGGCTCAATTTTTCTGGTCAGCCTGCTCATGGAAGCGATTTTGAGGCCGGCAAAAATGCCATTTCGAAGGCCGTCGATTTTATGTTTAAGTTGGGAAAGTTGCCTTTTCTCGCTGGTAAGCACCCATACATCGGTGAGGCAGGATTCAACGTTCAGTCCTTAAGCGGAGGTTCGCCCAAAGAGCTCATCGTGCCAGGCAAGTGCGAAATGTACGTCGACTTCAGGCTATTGCCCCATGTGGATCACAGGGAGGCCGAAAGACAATTGAGGGAGTTTTTTGAAGGCGAGGGCATAGAATACGAGATAGATGACGTCTCTCCTCCCTTCATGCTGGATGAAGACGTTCCAATCGCAAAAAAACTTAATGATGCTGCCTCTACGGCGCTCGGGGTAAACCTGCGTATGGGAGCCTTTAAGAGTTGGAGCGATGCGGAGCCCTTTGTTACCGCGGGTGCCTCAGCGGTCGTCTTTGGTCCGGGAAAGCTTTCGGTTGCCCATACCTACTTTGAGCATATTTCAGTCAAGGAAATGGACTTGGCCAGCAAGATACTGACAGCCTTTTTGTTGAACAATTCATGCCCTCTGGGGCGCGAAAAAAGCTATATAAAGCTAGCGGATCTTTAA